From a region of the Nitrospira sp. genome:
- a CDS encoding copper resistance system multicopper oxidase: MSDELISRRFLLKRLGEFGLSVAMLRLIPGCASAPPVPMTQRGAQASILSGSVIDLTISEAVVTLEGRTGVAMTINGTIPGPLIRLKEGQEVTLRVRNQLKETSSIHWHGLLLPSHMDGVPGVSFGGIESGTTFTYQFPVKQSGTYWYHSHSGGQELQGMYAPLILDPIEPEPFQYDREYVVMLSEWSFESSEVIFNNLKKLSGYYNFQKRDGREFLSDAARWGLWPAMQSYLMWDQMRMDPTDFADVTGSAFTFLMNGLPPAGNWTGIVRPGERVRLRFINAAAMTFYDVRIPGLTMTVVQADGQNVQPVRVEEFRFGPAETYDVIVQPNEDRAHTIFAETMDRSGYARGTLAPRTGMEGEIPERRTRPLRTMEDMGMTDHGNGHTGHAMEGSDTTPSHDSVADHGLTHGQARHTRPGKEMAFPRSSPIPGTTPVKHGPDHHGTGNQTVAEYSKNRMHEPGRGLDQNSRRVLLYTDLKSLVAYQDERAPEREIEIHLTGHMQRYMWSFDGKKYSDAPEPIRVRSGERLRLTFVNDTMMEHPLHLHGMWMHLENGSGAYLPRKHTVVVKPAERLSVLISADAPGPWAFHCHLLLHMEAGMFRIVEVATS; the protein is encoded by the coding sequence ATGAGTGATGAACTGATTTCGAGACGCTTCCTTTTGAAGCGTCTGGGGGAGTTTGGGCTATCGGTCGCAATGCTACGGTTGATCCCCGGGTGTGCTTCTGCCCCGCCCGTCCCTATGACCCAGCGAGGTGCACAAGCCTCGATACTGAGCGGATCCGTTATCGACCTCACTATTAGTGAGGCAGTCGTTACGCTGGAGGGGAGGACCGGCGTGGCGATGACGATCAACGGGACGATCCCAGGTCCGCTCATCCGTTTGAAAGAAGGGCAAGAGGTAACACTGCGCGTCAGGAATCAGTTGAAGGAAACTTCCTCGATTCACTGGCATGGATTACTCTTGCCTTCCCACATGGACGGAGTGCCGGGCGTCAGCTTCGGCGGCATTGAATCCGGAACGACCTTCACCTATCAGTTTCCCGTCAAACAAAGCGGCACCTACTGGTATCACAGCCACTCCGGTGGCCAAGAGTTGCAAGGTATGTACGCACCGCTGATTCTAGACCCCATCGAACCGGAACCGTTTCAGTATGACCGGGAGTATGTCGTGATGCTCTCGGAGTGGAGCTTTGAATCATCCGAAGTCATATTCAATAACCTCAAGAAATTATCGGGCTACTACAACTTCCAGAAACGTGACGGTCGGGAGTTTCTCTCAGACGCAGCGCGCTGGGGACTGTGGCCGGCCATGCAGAGCTATCTGATGTGGGACCAGATGCGGATGGACCCAACAGACTTCGCCGATGTGACGGGATCCGCCTTCACGTTCCTGATGAACGGTCTGCCGCCTGCCGGTAACTGGACCGGGATTGTTCGACCGGGAGAGCGAGTGCGGTTGCGCTTCATCAATGCTGCCGCGATGACGTTTTATGATGTGCGCATCCCTGGATTGACCATGACGGTGGTACAGGCCGATGGTCAGAATGTCCAGCCGGTCAGGGTCGAGGAGTTTCGCTTTGGGCCTGCAGAAACATATGACGTCATCGTCCAGCCCAATGAGGATCGTGCGCATACAATCTTTGCCGAAACCATGGACCGGAGCGGGTACGCTCGTGGAACCCTCGCTCCCAGGACCGGCATGGAAGGAGAAATTCCTGAGCGGCGGACCCGTCCGCTTCGAACTATGGAAGATATGGGGATGACGGATCATGGCAATGGCCACACCGGCCATGCTATGGAGGGGTCAGATACCACACCGTCCCATGACAGCGTAGCAGATCATGGCCTCACGCATGGACAGGCAAGACATACGAGGCCAGGTAAGGAGATGGCCTTTCCGCGCAGTTCCCCTATCCCGGGCACTACGCCGGTCAAGCACGGCCCTGATCATCATGGCACCGGCAATCAAACAGTCGCGGAGTATTCCAAAAATCGGATGCACGAACCGGGCAGAGGGTTGGATCAGAACTCCAGGCGCGTGTTGCTTTACACCGACTTGAAAAGCCTCGTTGCCTATCAAGACGAACGAGCGCCGGAGCGGGAGATCGAGATCCATCTTACCGGCCATATGCAACGTTACATGTGGTCGTTCGATGGCAAAAAGTATTCGGATGCGCCGGAGCCGATTCGTGTGCGCTCGGGCGAGCGCCTTCGGCTCACGTTCGTCAACGACACAATGATGGAGCATCCGCTCCACTTGCACGGAATGTGGATGCACCTGGAAAATGGCTCAGGCGCATATCTTCCAAGAAAACATACGGTAGTCGTCAAACCAGCTGAACGGCTGTCCGTCCTGATCAGCGCCGATGCCCCTGGGCCGTGGGCTTTTCACTGCCATCTCCTCCTGCACATGGAAGCGGGTATGTTTCGCATCGTCGAGGTCGCTACATCATAA
- a CDS encoding copper resistance protein B, protein MTIALGETAPDDRAPASGHPPIVEPLPEQGRPQTIYALRQDWPSPVNDRERRLFTLVDVLEYRSSTGGNGSNSDYRWDVEGWYGGDYHRLWFKSEGQQDTAFKADYDVDFQLLYGHFIGKNYDIQVGGRMETQSFRGGNVARGLGVIGLQGLVPYNYEFESALFIDQSGAVSARLSYTKDFLLTQRLILQGRFQTNLAIQRVEEFTTGSGLNNLEFGIRLRYEIRRKFAPYIGMSFDRSFGETATLVRQQGGDPSQIRFVVGLRMWF, encoded by the coding sequence GTGACAATCGCCTTGGGAGAAACCGCACCAGATGACAGGGCTCCCGCCTCAGGCCACCCTCCAATCGTCGAGCCTCTACCGGAGCAAGGCCGGCCACAGACAATCTATGCACTACGACAGGATTGGCCTAGCCCCGTGAACGATCGGGAACGCCGACTGTTCACCCTCGTCGACGTCCTCGAATATCGCTCGAGCACCGGCGGAAACGGAAGTAACAGTGATTACCGCTGGGATGTCGAAGGTTGGTACGGCGGGGATTACCACCGTCTCTGGTTCAAGAGTGAAGGACAGCAGGATACCGCATTCAAAGCGGACTACGACGTAGATTTCCAACTGCTCTATGGACACTTCATCGGGAAGAACTACGACATTCAAGTCGGCGGTAGAATGGAAACACAATCGTTCCGTGGCGGCAATGTGGCGCGTGGACTGGGAGTGATCGGCCTTCAAGGCCTGGTGCCGTATAACTATGAGTTTGAATCGGCTTTATTCATCGATCAGAGCGGAGCCGTTTCGGCCCGCCTTTCCTACACCAAAGATTTTTTGCTTACGCAACGGCTTATTCTGCAAGGTCGGTTCCAAACGAACCTGGCTATCCAACGGGTCGAAGAATTTACGACCGGTTCGGGGCTGAACAATCTGGAATTCGGCATTCGCCTGCGCTACGAAATTCGTCGTAAGTTCGCTCCCTATATCGGCATGTCATTCGACCGAAGCTTCGGTGAGACCGCCACGCTGGTGCGCCAACAGGGCGGAGATCCGAGCCAGATCCGATTCGTGGTTGGGTTGCGAATGTGGTTTTAG
- a CDS encoding Slp family lipoprotein, translating to MRRSRYVCAVFAFAILSGCALTGNQGDTLPSGTPRISYAQVKSTPESYDGQPVTFGGKVLAARRLKEGTRIEILQLPLTASLQPTMDLSKSEGRFVAMQKDFLDPATVPPGTFLTVTGEMAGSVTLPLDEMQYSYPVVRINNLRVWNDNEDEAPRIRPHPYMGYRPYWGPYWSPYWSPWPYYW from the coding sequence ATGAGAAGGTCAAGATATGTGTGTGCCGTCTTCGCATTTGCAATCCTTTCCGGCTGTGCCTTGACCGGTAATCAAGGGGATACTCTACCCTCAGGAACGCCTCGGATTAGTTACGCCCAGGTTAAATCGACTCCGGAATCATACGATGGACAACCGGTGACATTCGGAGGAAAAGTGTTGGCTGCGAGGAGGCTCAAGGAGGGGACTAGAATTGAAATCCTGCAATTGCCGCTGACTGCTTCCCTCCAACCGACGATGGATCTCAGCAAGTCCGAAGGCCGTTTTGTAGCCATGCAGAAGGACTTTTTGGATCCTGCGACGGTGCCACCAGGCACGTTTCTCACTGTTACCGGAGAAATGGCCGGCTCGGTCACCTTACCGCTCGACGAAATGCAATACAGCTACCCGGTCGTACGCATCAACAACCTGCGCGTCTGGAACGACAACGAAGATGAAGCACCTCGCATTCGCCCCCATCCCTATATGGGCTACCGCCCTTATTGGGGCCCCTATTGGTCTCCCTACTGGAGTCCCTGGCCTTACTATTGGTAA
- a CDS encoding thioredoxin domain-containing protein — protein MWKLACVMVGAIGLFTVPFGAQAAKPELKGKFEVLNDEPSTHQPGKVKVVEFADFYCPHCHHFEETGVPLLLKEFGNKVEVTMVGFPVIPGKLPTAFDMYEQAKLMGKGDRMKAVLFRTIHKDKLDGVLDRSIRSLLIKEVGLDIETFEAGLESGKPAKLFEDGRRWGERIKVSSTPSLLLDGNIKVDGTNMVPENVVTIIRSILEADSKK, from the coding sequence ATGTGGAAGCTTGCATGTGTGATGGTGGGAGCGATCGGGCTGTTCACTGTCCCGTTCGGTGCGCAAGCCGCCAAGCCGGAGCTGAAGGGCAAGTTCGAAGTCCTCAATGACGAACCCTCGACTCACCAGCCGGGCAAAGTGAAAGTGGTTGAGTTTGCCGACTTCTACTGCCCGCATTGCCATCACTTCGAGGAAACAGGAGTGCCTTTGCTTCTCAAAGAATTCGGGAACAAAGTCGAAGTCACAATGGTCGGGTTCCCCGTCATTCCTGGGAAGCTTCCTACCGCTTTTGACATGTACGAGCAAGCGAAGCTGATGGGCAAGGGAGACCGCATGAAAGCCGTTCTGTTTCGCACTATTCACAAGGACAAGCTTGATGGTGTTCTGGATCGTTCAATTCGTTCACTGCTGATCAAAGAGGTCGGCCTCGACATTGAGACATTCGAAGCCGGGCTGGAAAGCGGAAAGCCTGCCAAGCTGTTTGAAGACGGGCGCCGATGGGGCGAACGGATCAAAGTGTCGTCTACGCCGTCGCTCCTGCTGGATGGGAATATCAAAGTTGATGGCACCAATATGGTTCCCGAGAATGTCGTCACGATCATCCGCAGCATTCTCGAAGCAGACTCGAAGAAGTGA
- a CDS encoding GntR family transcriptional regulator: protein MGTSNSRMRERERSNLSASIVAALKEQIIHWHYPPEHRLTEAELCKEFGVSRSPVREALRMLASEGFVRKLPNRAYVVRQYSLGEIEELYELRLALELYTVERLATKGPLHRNDQEDINKLKNTWTELLNGSAKKADELARLDTLFHETLAHALGNKPLLQHLRTINERLMLFRMIDFDKSDRTQSTCRQHLRILKCIGSKDPQGARAAMQRNIEEGRNNVHTAIKDALAKAYSLRT from the coding sequence ATGGGAACATCGAACAGTCGGATGAGAGAACGAGAACGCTCCAACCTTAGCGCATCGATCGTGGCCGCGCTGAAGGAACAAATCATCCATTGGCACTACCCTCCGGAACATCGATTGACCGAGGCCGAACTCTGCAAGGAGTTCGGCGTGAGCCGAAGTCCGGTGCGTGAAGCGCTCCGCATGCTGGCATCCGAAGGATTTGTAAGAAAATTGCCGAATCGGGCCTATGTCGTCCGACAGTACAGTCTCGGTGAGATCGAGGAGCTCTACGAGCTTCGCTTGGCGTTGGAACTCTATACCGTCGAACGCTTAGCGACAAAAGGTCCACTCCACAGAAACGATCAGGAGGATATCAACAAACTCAAGAACACATGGACCGAGTTGTTGAACGGATCCGCCAAGAAGGCCGATGAACTCGCCAGACTGGACACTCTGTTTCACGAGACACTCGCCCATGCCTTGGGAAACAAGCCTCTCTTGCAGCACCTCCGCACTATCAATGAGCGGTTGATGCTTTTTCGGATGATCGATTTCGACAAGTCGGACCGAACGCAAAGCACGTGCCGTCAGCATCTCAGAATCCTGAAATGCATAGGATCCAAGGATCCTCAGGGAGCACGGGCGGCGATGCAACGCAACATCGAGGAAGGACG
- a CDS encoding sigma-70 family RNA polymerase sigma factor — translation MDEARKSGVIERLLEHESAFKQFVRSRVGDQGVAEDILQQSLTRAVEHYRSLHNEESVLAWFYRILRHTIVDYYRAQGAEVRRNQALLQESIVLGTHREPPPDEVKATACACLHGLLPSLRGNYAELIKRIDLDGESPARVAKELKISRNNLTVRLHRARQALRTSLEDACGICSRHGCLNCVCG, via the coding sequence ATGGATGAGGCAAGAAAGAGCGGAGTCATTGAGCGACTGCTTGAGCACGAGTCGGCTTTCAAGCAGTTTGTCCGGAGTCGAGTCGGCGATCAAGGTGTCGCGGAAGATATCCTCCAGCAAAGTCTCACCCGAGCCGTCGAGCATTACCGCTCATTACACAACGAGGAAAGTGTGCTGGCCTGGTTCTACCGCATCCTTCGCCACACGATCGTCGATTACTATCGTGCCCAGGGAGCTGAGGTTCGCCGTAACCAGGCCCTACTGCAGGAATCGATCGTTCTGGGCACTCATCGGGAACCGCCACCGGATGAAGTCAAGGCAACCGCTTGTGCCTGTCTTCACGGTCTCCTTCCGAGTCTTCGTGGGAACTATGCAGAGCTGATCAAACGCATCGATCTCGATGGCGAATCGCCGGCACGTGTCGCAAAGGAGTTAAAGATATCGCGGAACAATCTCACGGTTCGTTTGCACAGGGCACGCCAAGCGCTGCGTACCTCTCTCGAGGATGCTTGCGGCATCTGCAGTCGGCATGGCTGCCTGAACTGCGTCTGCGGCTAG
- a CDS encoding heavy metal translocating P-type ATPase → MSEHILRPHAPGHDRAASEIDPICGMRVDPATAAGRYEYKGTTYYFCAVSCLERFRADPEAALSKKPLNLITTPTPRKSLPMMSQAPQGEIDPVCGMTVQPASAAGSYEYHGKKYYFCATRCLEKFKTDPEYYLTPPEQRIPKPVPIKAEAGAKYVCPMDPEVLETKPGACPICGMALEPADVTVRPTRTEYTCPMHPEIVQAEPGNCPICGMALESRTVVAEEVNPELVDMSRRFWQSVILGSPILALMISDMLPGHPLQQLASSRALVWFQFVLATPVVLWTGWPLFERAWASIVNRHLNMFTLIGLGTGAAYVYSVAATLVPGLFPDSFRVHGGELAVYFEPAVAIVALVLLGQVLELRARSRTSSALKALLGLAPKTARVVRSDSREDDIPLEQVQIGDWLRVRPGEKIPVDGVVIEGTSAVDESMVTGESLPVEKQPGHKVVGATVNGTGSFVMRAERIGRETLLSQIVRMVSEAQRTRAPIQRLADVVAAYFVPIVILVAAITFLVWALYGPEPRMAYALLNAVAVLIIACPCALGLATPMSIMVGTGRGATAGVLIRNAEALETLAKVDVLVVDKTGTLTEGKPRLLTVAPAPGFTEADLLRLAAGLEQSSEHPLAAAIVSGAREKGVVPAKAQDFRSVTGKGVTGTVEDHRVAVGTVQFLNELNVETESLLAQAEPLRREGQTVMFTAIDGKPAGMLGVADPVKSSTPEAIALLHREGLRLVMLTGDNRTTAEAVARRLQIDEVQAEVLPEQKAAVIKRLQSEGHVVAMAGDGINDAPALAQAQVGIAMGTGADVAMESAGVTLVKGDLRAIARARRLSRGTMQNIRQNLFFAFIYNMLGVPVAAGILYPFVGVLLSPMIASAAMTFSSVSVIANALRLRKLAL, encoded by the coding sequence ATGAGCGAGCATATCTTAAGACCCCATGCGCCTGGGCACGATCGCGCGGCGTCTGAGATCGACCCGATCTGCGGAATGAGGGTCGATCCGGCCACGGCGGCAGGCCGCTATGAGTATAAGGGGACGACCTATTATTTCTGTGCCGTGTCTTGCTTGGAACGATTCCGTGCAGATCCCGAAGCAGCGCTCAGCAAAAAACCGCTGAATCTGATCACGACGCCCACTCCGCGGAAATCGCTTCCCATGATGAGTCAGGCTCCGCAGGGTGAAATCGATCCCGTGTGCGGGATGACGGTTCAGCCGGCTTCGGCGGCAGGCTCATATGAGTATCACGGCAAGAAGTACTACTTCTGCGCGACCAGATGTCTCGAAAAGTTCAAAACCGATCCTGAGTATTACCTCACTCCTCCCGAACAGCGAATTCCAAAGCCGGTGCCCATTAAGGCCGAGGCCGGCGCCAAGTACGTCTGTCCAATGGACCCCGAGGTTTTGGAAACCAAGCCAGGTGCCTGTCCCATATGCGGGATGGCGCTGGAGCCGGCCGACGTAACCGTTCGGCCAACCAGAACCGAATATACGTGCCCCATGCATCCGGAGATTGTGCAAGCCGAGCCCGGCAACTGTCCGATCTGCGGGATGGCGTTGGAGTCGCGCACGGTGGTCGCAGAGGAGGTTAATCCTGAACTGGTCGACATGAGCCGCCGGTTTTGGCAGAGCGTGATCCTGGGCTCACCCATTCTCGCGCTGATGATTTCCGACATGTTGCCGGGCCATCCGTTGCAACAACTTGCTTCGAGTAGGGCCTTGGTCTGGTTCCAGTTCGTGCTGGCCACTCCGGTTGTGCTCTGGACCGGTTGGCCGTTGTTCGAGCGCGCATGGGCCTCGATCGTCAATCGCCACCTCAACATGTTTACACTGATCGGTCTCGGCACCGGTGCCGCCTATGTGTACAGCGTTGCCGCCACGCTGGTGCCTGGACTGTTCCCCGACTCATTCCGCGTCCATGGCGGGGAGCTTGCCGTCTATTTCGAGCCGGCGGTCGCCATCGTAGCCCTGGTTCTATTGGGGCAGGTGTTGGAACTACGTGCCCGCAGCCGAACCAGCAGTGCGCTCAAGGCGCTGTTGGGGCTCGCACCGAAAACAGCTCGAGTGGTCCGCTCCGATAGCCGTGAAGACGACATTCCCTTGGAGCAAGTGCAGATCGGTGATTGGTTACGAGTCCGGCCTGGCGAAAAAATTCCCGTGGATGGCGTGGTCATAGAAGGGACCAGTGCCGTAGACGAATCCATGGTCACCGGTGAATCGCTTCCCGTGGAGAAGCAGCCCGGCCACAAAGTCGTCGGGGCGACGGTCAATGGAACAGGCAGCTTCGTGATGCGGGCGGAGCGAATCGGTCGGGAGACGCTGCTATCGCAAATCGTCCGTATGGTCAGTGAGGCACAGCGCACGCGGGCTCCGATTCAACGGTTGGCCGATGTCGTGGCCGCGTATTTCGTGCCGATTGTGATTTTGGTCGCTGCCATCACGTTTCTCGTCTGGGCCCTCTATGGTCCGGAACCTCGCATGGCGTATGCCCTGCTCAACGCGGTCGCCGTCTTGATCATCGCCTGCCCCTGTGCCTTGGGACTCGCGACGCCCATGTCGATCATGGTGGGAACAGGCCGCGGCGCAACGGCCGGTGTGCTGATCCGTAACGCGGAGGCACTGGAAACCTTGGCGAAGGTGGACGTGCTGGTTGTGGATAAGACCGGCACGTTGACGGAAGGTAAACCGCGCTTATTGACTGTCGCTCCGGCGCCTGGTTTCACTGAGGCCGATCTTCTTCGGCTCGCGGCCGGGTTGGAGCAAAGCAGCGAGCATCCCTTGGCGGCGGCCATCGTGTCCGGTGCTCGGGAGAAGGGTGTTGTTCCGGCCAAGGCGCAGGATTTTCGTTCAGTTACCGGAAAAGGAGTTACGGGTACGGTAGAGGATCATAGGGTCGCCGTGGGCACGGTGCAGTTTCTCAACGAATTGAACGTCGAGACTGAGTCGCTATTGGCCCAGGCTGAACCGCTCAGGCGGGAGGGCCAGACGGTGATGTTCACCGCAATCGACGGGAAACCGGCAGGGATGTTGGGCGTGGCTGATCCAGTCAAGTCATCCACACCGGAGGCGATCGCTTTGTTGCATCGCGAAGGGCTGCGGCTCGTGATGCTGACCGGCGACAACCGAACAACCGCGGAGGCGGTGGCGCGTCGGCTCCAGATCGACGAGGTACAGGCCGAAGTCTTGCCCGAGCAAAAGGCGGCGGTCATCAAGCGGCTCCAATCGGAAGGTCACGTCGTGGCCATGGCAGGCGACGGGATCAACGATGCGCCGGCCTTGGCACAGGCGCAGGTCGGCATCGCCATGGGGACGGGAGCTGACGTTGCAATGGAAAGCGCGGGGGTTACCCTGGTCAAGGGAGACCTCCGAGCCATCGCACGCGCGCGCCGGTTGAGCCGGGGGACGATGCAGAACATCCGGCAGAATCTCTTCTTTGCGTTCATCTACAATATGCTCGGTGTACCCGTTGCCGCCGGCATACTCTATCCGTTCGTTGGGGTTCTCTTGAGCCCAATGATCGCAAGCGCCGCAATGACGTTCAGTTCCGTGTCGGTCATCGCGAACGCGCTCCGTCTGCGTAAGCTGGCCTTATAG